A part of Thiovulum sp. ES genomic DNA contains:
- a CDS encoding metal-dependent protease with possible chaperone activity (PFAM: Glycoprotease family~IMG reference gene:2508610296_SP): protein MILSIESSCDDSSIAITEIETKKLVFHKKISQALEHSNYGGVVPELASRLHTEALP, encoded by the coding sequence TTGATTTTAAGTATTGAAAGCAGTTGTGATGACAGTTCAATTGCGATAACAGAAATCGAGACAAAAAAGCTTGTTTTTCACAAAAAAATCTCCCAAGCTCTTGAGCATTCAAATTATGGTGGAGTCGTCCCAGAATTAGCAAGTCGTTTGCATACAGAAGCTCTTCC